Part of the Ornithodoros turicata isolate Travis chromosome 6, ASM3712646v1, whole genome shotgun sequence genome, AAAATATGTCTATtcttagcaaaaaaaaaagccaaacaaacaaaagggcCTCAGTACCATTTCTGTGTACTTCGTGTAGTGTAGGTTGAGGGTTGTGAGGAAAAACTGAGAGATTTCCGAGAGATTTGCCACAAGTGCCTGATGGATCTCACGCCGCCTCTGATTTTGAACTGTTTGGAATGCAACGACGTCTTCAGCTAGGCGCAGGAAAATCAGAAGGACCAACTCAGTCTGTGTTTCCTATATGTGAACAGCAGGAAACACGTATGTGAGTACAAGAATCACTACATGGGACAGCACTGTGCATCTATGCTATTTTATCAGCACCATTGTACCTGGAATGCCCTGCTAGTTTGACTTTTGCCAAAAACAAACCAGGACAGCTGTGAAACGAGGGGAAAATATCTGATGTTGACGTTTTTTTACTTGGTTTGACTTGTTTACAGGGCGAACAATTCCCCGATGCAGGACGAGGCACCAAATTTTGTTGAAAGATACTGAAAGACTCGTAAATCTGTTTACtcatcttctaaaattaaatgTTATGGTAAGCGGCATTGCAGCTAGACATTCTTGGTGCTGAACATGCAGCATTTCATCACAGACAATCTGCTTCTGTTCATGTGCCGTTGTCCAATGACATACCCCAAGGCTGCTCAGCTGATGAAGTTCCTGCAAAAATGTTGGCCACTGTTGTGGCCATTCCCGCTTGACCATCTCTACCACAATCCGTGACACAGCGTCCTTGATGTGTGTATGTTCCACGAGGAGGTTCTGTGTTCCCTGAGAATAAATTCAACGAAAAGAGCTCATAGCACATGACTCTTCAGTGCTCCTAAATTAGTTTGCACATGTTTAAACACTTGGCCTGGGTGGATTTTAAACGTTCCAATCATACTAAGCACATCAAGATGGGCTGGTTGGTACAGGTCCATGATAGGGCGAGCAAGCAAGATTGTGTTTTTTTTACTTGCTGTCTCCATCATGGATTCCCAATCATAACCCACAAATCCCTGTCATATGTAGATATAAAAATGGAAAAGCTGTAGTGCCCACACCCGCAAGCACCGACAGTGGCGGTTAATACAAAAAATTCTAAGCAATCAGGTGAGAATATGCTGAAGGTTcagagccgctgatatttcaaACAGCGATTGCTATTCTAAGTCGGTCTAGGAGACAGGCCTTCACGCAATATACCAGATTCATTTTGTTGTCTTGCTAGACACTCATTCCTGTCTTGATATCGTGGGATTAGAAGCTTCTGCCTCGAAATGCTTTTGTGATGGGGTTGCTCTGCACTCAAGGCGGCAGAGCCTTTACTATGTCACACAAATGATGAATTTTCTTTCAGGCAATGCAGCATGCACAACAACGTGCATGCCATGCAATAAACGTTACATGcttttcaatacaaaatagtatTAATTATTAGCAAAAGTAAGCAAAACGGCGCTTGTACAGCAGTTCAGAAATCCGACTTACTTCTGCGACTAGCCTCGTTGCCGTCTCCTTTATTGACAGCTTTTCTTCTGGGGTCATCACATTCCATCGAAGTCTGTCACAGGGGGGAAAAGGCATTTACAATAATCCCACAACGCAGAAGCTATAAAGCCATCGAACAGCAGCACAATAGAATAATGAAAACTGTTTTGCGGCTCTTACTTGATGCAATGTTCTACAAGCTGAAGACCGATATGACGAATTACAGGGGAGTTGTTCTTGGCGGATAACAGCACGCCACACTGTGCACATTGTGGCGAGTTTTCCTTGAAGTCTTCAAATGCCTACAACAGCAAAAATAGAAAAGGAGAGGCACATCATACCTGCCCTGCTCGGTGATAAAAGCAGTGGCAATAATGAACAGCACTCTGGTACACACGACACTCGTGCTCCTCAAACTTGAGGGAGCGATATGTAAAAATGCGTCTAACAAAACTGTGGTCCTATTACTTCCGCCAAGAGTCTCAAGGACAAGGCCGGTATAGAaatgcaagtttttttttttttttgcaaacataATGAAGAGCTTCGTACATTGTAAGCTTTGTTGCGGTCCGCTTGTGTTGTTGTTGGGCTGACGGCAGTTTCAACGAATGAAATAATATTCTTGCATGTCTCAGCCACTGAAGCAGTCATATCTGATGTCTGTCGTATCTTTACAACTCACGCCAGTACGTTCAAACCATTATGTAGCGTTTCTTTTCCACGTAAAGCACCGCGATCCTGTGATTATCGATGTTACGCGCGTCAAAAGCCAGACCGGCTTCGAATGAACTAGCTTGGCCTTCGGACCTTTAGCCAACAATCCAGCAATTTAGCCAACTGGCTGCGGCTATTGCTATCGCTTGCAGACCTGCAGATATCGTTATGGCAACTGGTAACGTGTCAAATTATGATGAATACAAGTTACTATACATTGTCGTAAATCATTTATTTTGTTGTTCTGTACACTAGTGCCCCTTGTGGAGAGAAAGTCGAACAAAATTTTTACACCGTTAAATGCTCGCCGCGGTACAGCTATTTTTAAAGTAGTTTCGTTGCCTGCGTGGTTGGCTGTCAGGAACTTCTCTCTCTTCGCTTCGGGGAGAAGAACCTTCCCATGTCGTTTGCAAAGCGATGCATAAATTAACCAGGGCTTCACACAAGCACACGGTGTTCCAAGTAACGGAACGACGCATGCACACATGGATGAACGTTTAGCAACACTCTCAACTTCAAGGAAGCGACGACACAAAATATAATGTGTATACATGCACGTATAAGCCGGTTCCACAATTATTTCTGGCCGCCCGACATATAAAACCCATCGTCGTCGTTCTCAATGTCCTTGAACGTTATCAGGCCACAGATATATGAGTCTGTCTCCTCTCGTGCGACGCGAGTGCTCCGTCGTACGCCTCTCCGAAACCGATCTGCACGATGCCTCTGTGTACGTTGAAAACAAATCTGGTCGCCAGCCTAATCCCGAAGGATTTTCACTTAAAGTTCGTCAAGTACATCGCTTCGTTGCTCAAAAAGGATATCGAGGTGACATTATAATCCTTTCATCGTGTGAAATTGTAGTATATAGTGCTGCAACGGGGAAGCGTATCGGGTACATCTTTTCTGTAATCCTACGTGTAAATGTTGAGGGCGAAAAGTGCATGACGGGGCGTATAGTATAAATTTGTCAGGTGTGGCCTCGAGGATAACACGTGCACGATGATGTCGTTCGGTTCGAGGTCAAACGAGTGACTCCAGGATAAAATTGTCTGTCTCCGGCGCAGAGTGGCTGTCACCAAGACATTCAAGTACGTTTGGTGGTGGAGGTTATTAGGTTCAAGCGCCTCCTCCCCTGAAATCCTTGGTGCGTCTCCGTTCTCacgaggggaggggggggggatgactCTTTCAGCTCCTCCTCTCTATGAAATGTCCAGGCCCTTTTCATCATGCCCGTCCACTCTGAGGGTGTTGTCATGTGTCAGAATATGTAGAACGAAGTGGTATATAAAACAATTAGCGAGCTGTGAGCTAATTGATGAACGAAACGATTTGAGTCATCGTTGCGTTCTGTTGTTCAGTCGTCCGTTTCGTCCAACCCCAGACTCAGGGTAATGTCTCGATCAATTCACAACATGTGTTCCTTTATCACTGCTCATTATTGCCTTGCATACTGGAACAGTGCGCAAAACCGTCGCTGTtgtgcttttgttgttgttgttgtgctttGTGCTTTGCTGTCATGATGTGTTACTAACTGATTAGAACTGAACATACAAACCATAAATTTGCAGAAGATTACGCTTGTCGTGGAACCCGGAGTGGAAATTTCCAGAGCGGGTTCGCTGGATCCGAACTGTTATCTCTCCATCCAGTCCATCAACGTGTTCAACGCTGAGAAGAACAAAGAGTATGGACCCTCCTTACGGAGTTTCATTGCCGAGAATCTACCACTCCAACCGAACAGGTATAGGAAAATATATCGTTTATAGCCTTTATTCATCAtaaaatgatttatttcggaaAACTGGAGCAACACTCGAAAAGTCTTCTTGGATGGCTGCTGACCTCTTTAACCCTTGTTCTACCCTAAgggaaaaaataaattaaaagaGTAAATTCGAGAGGAATTACTCCTCGTTTTGGACCCGGAACACTGCAATTTACCTCCCAGCCGCACTACAAGTAGTGAAAAATTCTTGTATAAAACTTCAGGGGCACTATAGTAAAGTGTAAAAAATTCTCCTCGGCGAAAGAAATATGCCGTTactttgacaccaacacaaaatgaACGGGATTCGTTGGTTCCGTTGTTTTCCCTTCTCCTTCTCGAGAGGCCGGGCCGACAATGCGGCCGGAGCGGGCTCTTATTGGTCTCCGCAAAACGGATGCCCAATCGACAGATACTTTGAAGAAACCAATCCGAAGCCGTCGCGCCTTTTGAGGAGGAGAGTGAAATTACGGTTTATTTTTGCTCAGAAATCACGAACGACGGAACCGaggaatcccgttccttttgtgttgatgtcaGGGTAACGGTATCTTTCATTCCACGAGGGGAAATTTTTGCAATTTAGTGCGTTTTAATCCGGAAAGGGACTAGTACGGTTGCGGTAATGCACCTAGTCCTCGCTACAGTTTCTCATGCGTTGGCTGCAGCACACCAGGGGTGTGCGCTTTCTCTTTTCTGGGGACAGGGCATTGATGTTCCTGAGCAACACTGTCTTATGGTAGAAACATGGTAGTCGTCGAAAAAGGCCGACAGCggcgctgtctggctttttcgatgactgccatatttctactgTTCATGTTCTAACTCATTGAAATCTGTGTTATGTTTGCCCACCACCACCGTCTGCTGCCTTCTGTaacatttgttgttgttggtggtggcgCTTCTTCGCttccacggaatattctagtggaagaagcAGCAAAAAACTGCCCACGGGGCGAAAGTTCCGCCGCGTCTCActttgagcattcgcacggctccGGAACATAGAGGAGTGACGTGCTgcacacatagcagacgacaccatcggagtgaaaaaccgggcgtgttggtgttgatcttgcatgacgaactagcacctgtcctgtcgtctcttctctctgtcctgTTCCCAGTGCTAATTCGTCATGCGACACcgtcggccctgtcgtctgctacggaatatcttgatTGGAAGACGGCACGGAAAGCGCTCGCGCTCATGTGCAGGGGTAGCATCTACTTTTCGCCCCCTGGGGGACAAGTGATAAAATTTGCGCCCCGCCCCCCATCCGTATTcttgattttctttctttcttctgtcGTCCTAAAGCGGGTTCTTCCTGCGCGAAAGGTGCCTTTTTGGCGCCCCTTCAGGCGAGCTCAGGCGACACCACCTAGAAGAGAAGGCTTCTGCAATATGGCCTCGCGATGCGTCAGCCTACTCGGATGGTTTCTCTCCAATGAAGGGCGTGTTGTCTGCTTCGCCGGAACACCGCTTTTGTGTAATTGGCCGACGACCATCCGAGTAGGATGACGTTACGCGGAGCTGCGCTGGTActctgtctaggtggtgttggctcggggggggggggggggaatttgcCCTCCCGTAGACGCCTCCGTGCCGTGACAACCATAGAACTGTGGTGGCAACAGAAAGCTACGATGTTTTGCGCATCATCTGCTGCAGTATTATTGGAAATGTCGCCCGTGTGGATACACCTAATATGGAAGAAAATATAATACTAGGAGTAATAATGTAAGTAATAATAAGAAAATGTAATCAcgtaatattttatttatttatttatttatttctgaaaTACTATATACAGGTGCCGAAGGGCCCAATAGGAGGGACACTGAAAGCATAGACGTGGATCAAGGAGAACTATTTACACAGCTGTATATACATAATTCAACAGTGTTTACAAGCATGTAAAATATGATCGCGTCTCTGCAAAACCACAGAGCCACCACTGCAAGTGCGCGGATTGGACGAGGGTTTTGTGCACACGAATGCGAACAACAAACGGCTTATCCGCGCAGGACTTTACCTTTTGGTTTTAGCctatttattatttttaaacGTAACATAAGCAGGCATGTATGCTAAACGTCACACAAGACGCCATCACTTCTATTTCTGTTGTTCTTCCTTACGATTTGTGATGTAGAGCGTAGCTAACCGCATCACTTTCATATCTCTCTTTTGCAGGATCGTGATTACCTTGCTGGATCTAAAGGCAACGGACCTGGTTTAAGGAATGTATAGTGATTAGTGTTTAAAACAGTTCCGAATGTGAATTGTGCCTAGCGATTTTAATAaaattgagtttgagtttgaatataaTAAAATTATTTTTCGcctccttattgtgaaggggctcattatttcattcccccgtcactaccagcaatggggtagagtatcgcccctgccgatgaaacttcccattcatcatcgcgTAATAAAGTTATTAAAGTTATTTTCCGACCTTCCACAGACATTTCTGCTTTGTACATTCACTATTCCCTGCGAGAGCTCAATCTGAGAGCTGCTAATTTTAGGCGGCTATGTTCGCACGTACGTGTGTCTGTTCACTTTGTGGTCTCGTTGACACACACATCAACTCTCTATCTCCGTCAACGCCATATTGATTGATGGCACTGATCGATCCGAGGCGTGCACCCGAATCGGGGACCACATCCGAATCCACAAGCGAAAAACAATCGCGCTCCAGCGAAAAACCTGGCAGAAGTCGTCGCGGCGCAACCGGCAAAGTCAGCGAGTCTTCCCACCAACGCCTTACAagattacttacttacttactctGAAAATACGTGGTACTAATTATTCTATCTTTTGGGCTATTATATTCTATTTGGGtgttgaggcttacatgtttgtgtcgtccctaagtgtggtctgcctcggccaaatctcgttgtttacgtaaTTATTCTGCAAGCAAGGAGTGCTCCGCGGTGGCGCGGGTTGATCTGCAGCGACCAGCACGTATTCTCCGCAGGGGAGCAAGAAAAGTCGCTACAAATAGACCAGTGGGTTTGCCAGAAATAAGGCTTGATCTCTAATCGACATGACGTAAATGCAACGCCCCAAATTGGGATCTGCCAATCACAGCCATGCTTTCGGCGGCCGGAGCCGCGGAGACGAACCGCCGTCCAGCCACATGGACAGTCAATGGTAACCACAGTTTTATGTTTGAAATCGCGTAACGCGGATGACATTGCGACTTTATCCCTGTATTCACGCGAGCGACATTcctcagaatactccagcggaagatgtgaAAAACGACGTAGCTTCCTGCTGTCACGTgaacgcgagcgctcaacgttgCGGCAGTGCAAGAtatgccgtagcagacgacaggaaaagacgcagacggtatcatctgctaagtgtgcagtatgccactcccgatattccggcatcGTGTGATCAACATAACGCGGGGCGGAACTTTGGCTCCGtcaccagtttttttttttttttcttccactggaatTTTCCGATGAGGATgtcgttcgtgtgaatacacggtgaaTTCTCGGTAATAAAACACTCGCATTCCTGAAATTTGACATgcctttttttaatttttttttttcagcgaagTCGTTTTGCATCGTGAAGCGTCCTATTGATAAAAGCGAGAACGGAGAAAATGGCGACTTCAGAGAGATGCAATCGCGCGATATTGAACCCATCTCAAATGTTTTGGTGAACCTCCATTGTACAAAACGAAAATAGTCCTGCGATGACAAACAGACGACAGAAGCTTTTATTTAGTGCATGCAACCCAGGATCAGATGTAGACGCTTATTTAAAGACGTCTTGGTTTTATGTTTTTCTTCTACAGCGCAGTCAGCTAACGCTGTTCAGACGGAGACGTCACACAATGTGTAGCCACGTGACTAGCTACGAAATAACTCCGTGGTGAATGAAAGCGTTCTTAAACGTCCATTTCGGATGACGCTAGCTCGTTGTGCTATGATACGCCGTCGGTTGCCGACTGGATGACGCCGTCGATATGGTTCCTGTAAGAAATAGTAATGTGATGGATATTAATAGGAATGACAGTTAGAGTTGTTCGAAGACTCGCTTAATTCATCAAGCAGTGTATCACGAACGGCGATACAAAATAGTTTGGCTGAACGGTGCGCCGTGAAAAATTAGCAACATCTTTTGTGAAGTGCAGCGAAGCCTTGGGAAACGCGACCCGATCCTGCTACTGTGACGCAGAGGGAAGATGAGTTCTCATTTGCTACTAAAAATTCGTCTGcagcaacgccacctagactACAAACAAGGCAGTTCTCCCCACGTGGACATACAAAGTCATAGAGTACCAAAGCCGGTCTTGGAGTGGAGCCGAGGAGTTCGCGCGGTCTCACCACTGGGCCCCACTCCTCCAGCGCAATCTACTGAAGCGCATGCGCGTAAGCAGTTGTGGATTTGGAGCGAAAGGGCTCGCAGGATTGTTGTTTGTGGCGAAACACTCTTGCCCGAGACATTCATTTCAAttacaatagacctctccctgtttgtaaacaaatgacgtcatatactgttcgacagcgctaCGCTCGAAgcggtcgcgcccgaaagtcatggtgttgaggggattacgatggtccctgaaagggacgcgaccttcggtcctacttttcttgcaatttgaggcagcgaacaagtacccattcgtggaacccagccctccccttccgatttgtttcggtttcagtctgcctaccaacgtcatgatgtcgtttctcgggtagaggtctattgaaagcGAACTTTCCCTCTAAGTGTTTAGTATTAGAGGACATAGGCGTATTCGCACTTTTCTCGAAAATTATGTCCTCCCCTACCTGAAGCCCCTGGCATAGACATGTAGATGATAGCGGATGCACCCAGCAGGAGAAAAAAGAACCAGACGCCACCGTACATCCACACGAGAGAGTCGTAGAGGCCCGATGGCCTATGTTCACCCTCGCCACCTATATCGCTTTAAGAGGGAGCAAACATAAGGTTTTCCTGTTTCACACGCTTCTTTTTCGTTCCCATACAGGATGCACAGTGGGCAAGTGAACACAGCGTGAAAACAAAGTCAATTTTTTAAGAACACTACCAGTAAAGGACACCCTGGAGCGATGGGATTCTACGCAAAGCCACCTCGAAAGGCATCTCGAACATAttccgggtgtctcagttaaatccccgtgctaaataattcgtgaaccggtgcaccaatcgaagaacttttttttacaagtatctgtccgataccgcctacaacctgcgcaccgtgtgaatgagttggagccgctcattatttaaataagaattcaaatgagtttcgtaaaacaACATAGCATTAAAGCAGGGTCGACATtgtcgacattaaaatgggtgctaccccttttgggaccttcggtggacaccttttagagaaaaatttgccaccgaagcgggtcatttgttgcagtgattaattggtttcggtttacatatttttatcgcttttgtacttcgccgctaccagccgcgacaaaaatatgtaaacaaggatttaactgagacaccttgtatacagggtgtccagaaaatgtgtcattggtttataataataataaaaaactacaccacctagaataatgcggtcaacggcatttgttcttaataGGTTTTTGGCCGCGTGAGTATTTTGGACGCAGTCCTTGCTTTTCGTTGGGTGACAGCTGAAAACAGTGTGGGTCAACACTCTGTCTTGTGTGCTGTTCCCGCACCTTCACTCGTGCACCAGCGGTTCCTTTCTCTCGTGTTACACACATCGAAGCGAAGCAGTGATTCCCAATCCTGCATGACTTTTGCGACTTGAGCACCCTTTTCCCCGCTCCTACACTGGAAAACTTCGACACAATCCTGAAACAACGTGGTTCACACACCAACTACACAAACAAGCGGGACACGGAGCTAAACAGACAGCGGaccatgcagcagacgacgctgccggcgattttctccaatgaggtttgagcatgacgtcatacacaaTGTCCAATCGGGTGGAGGTGCATCCCTCCCGGCAAACGCTTGTGCGGGGTgaagtgtatgacttatgttgtcactgactatagagTCACCAAAAAggaagcagagtagcgacactaagccacgccggcgagcgagaccgccatattgggtccggcgcggctgcgtcgcctagcaacgggacgcaaATCTTTACTGTGTGCTTGTGTACGACGCCGCTCTCGAGCAGCGGCGGCGCCTGCGCTTTCCGCTTTCCGTTCTCGCTCTTCAGGTTGCGCGTTCGCGTGGCCGCCCCTTTGTGAGGAGTCTGGTACAATGGCGACAAGCGCACAGCGCAAGGATTATTTCCCTCTCTCTGAGTTGAGATTGACTACCGCGACGGCGAATGGCGGTGCTGGAGGTGGTGCGATGTCATGCCTGTGTGATGTGATTGGCGGCATCCACTCTACCAGGTAATGTTGTGACGTCATGGAGCAGTGACGTCATTTTGTTTCTGCTGTGCACTGGCCATGCATAATCACTGTCAAAGCCACAAAACCTCCCtgatacagctatcgctgtaaaacGAAGCCTGACAAATTTCAAATAAACCGACCACCATTTTGACAATACGTTACAGAGCTTAGAACAGCATGTTGGGGCGAGTTGGTTATGGCTTAACGGGATCATGACTGGAACTGGTCTAGGAACGGGCACTTATCACGGGCAGGCTCTCAATCTCTCTTAAGCATAGGAAAAAAAGGCGCCACTGCTTTTATGGTGCTGAGTGCTACTTTGCGTGGGACACATTCAGCCTAATAGCTCTTTTGGAACTTACGGCACAGGTACCGTTGGATGTTATTCACATGTCTGTGTGGTTTCAGATACATAAAAGGCGTGTACCAGACAGAATGTTTGCGCCATATGCGTGCCACACTCTGTTCATGTGCATGTAAAGAGGTGTCACAAATATTGTGAGGGACATAAGATGGGAAAAAATTGAGTGCAACTTACGACTGCTGCTCTGGACCCGCTTCTGCATGAACAAAATAGCGATGAAGGAATTAACATTCAGTGATAATATGTAAGGAAACAGAATTAAGTACTTTACGCTGAACCTACATCACTTCTACTGGGCTTAACTTTCGGGACCGAGGACTCGCTTCAGCACCCAGTGACATCAGTTTACGAAAGGTCAGCTAGTGTTtatgccgggaatcgaacccacacctCTGTCATCAGCAGTCAGGTGTGCTAACATTCCACTACGCCAACGTTGCGGTCTCGTCAGCATACCGACGCCTCATTCAAAAAGGGACGAACAGAGATTCACTCTGGACCATTGGTCCAACAACGACCTTGGTGAACGTCTTCCAATACATTAAAGCTTCCAAGTGAGGTAAATGTAAATGCAGAGGCTGGATCAACAATTAGGACAAATACAACGTTCAGTACACTTCAGGCGGTTCGGTATACTTCAAAGAACTGCCCTGAATATCAGGAACGTCACATAGGTTCGTCATATTCATTAATGTCATTGCAGTGCTATTCACGAGTAGTCAGATACCTCATCTCTTAACCACGCCCTTGTTTCGTTAACTTGAAACGGAACTACATCAGCCTGCTCCGACCACCCAAAAGCACTCAACTGAAGTCCAAACTCACCGACGTCCATGGTCCTACTATTCTCGGACATATTGGCGCAGGTGTGACTTTTAACTTCACCGTCTTCGAAAGCGGATACGTGTTTATTGGAAGAAAAGTGTATGAGGGAAAATATCAGACAAAACGCGAAGTCGAGCCGCTATTCCATTCAAACAACAAAACGAACGATACCCAGATCCATAAAGCGGCAGTAAACTGACATCGTCAACTAAGAACAGCTATTTAAATAGCTATATAACAATAGCGATGCCGTCCTTCCTTGTGAGTAAGAGTTAAAAAATAGCTTACTTCCATCTTTCCACAGAAAGAATCTTTGCAAAAGAAACATACAGGTTGGCATGTATACGTAAAATGTACAGCCGCCCGCAGACTTAACTGTAACATGTGGCCTACGCAGACGGCCAACGCTGCGGAATTGTGGTTAACGTGAAGCAGAGACTGATTATAGGTGTGATAACCGCCCAGCCGAGCACGCCAAGCCAACTGTCGTGAGGCGGTGCATGTACGAACCCAGTCTCAAACGCTTTTGCGCACAGACGTCGCGCGTTACAGTTAAGTATGACGACGGATGTACGAAAAACCTTGAACAGACAGCCAAAGAATTCGGATGGACAACATCGAACAATGGACAACGATGGACAACATGGAAAGGCGTAGTATTCCTCGCTGACACTCGAACAGGTGTAATGCGGCGCATGCCACACTGTGGTACCATCGACCTGCAGTACCTTTGCAAACCTTTTCGTGAACCTGCTTCGCTTTAAAGCACAAGAACAATATAGCTCTATGAGTCCTCGACTTGGACCTGCCGTTGTTACACGATCCGTGCTGAGAGGTACATCCACCCGGGAATTTGGAAACTCATCTGCAAGCGGCTATATGCAGAAAACGAAACCAGAACAGCATCTGTGGCGTCCACAGCCTAGCCCTCAAGTTTAAGGTGCCGATGGAATAAGGCTCCTTCTCCCATTCCTTCCTCCGTGATTGCAAGTGACTGCGGTGCACAAGCGCCCCTTAAAACAGTCTTCTCCTGAGACTTCTATGTGTCAGATGAAGCCTACTTGCCGAATCGAATGGCCGGCAAAGAGACCGCTTCACTGGCAGACTAGAGCAACATAAAACGAGGACGCTTTCAAGAAACGCACTTTTTCAATACTATGGAAATTTGAAAGCTTCGAGGACCTGGAGTATCCCAAGTTTCGATTGTCGAAATCCCAATTGGAGAATGAGTCGGATATCGACATTATGTGATTCCCTGAAAGCAGACACTGAAGCGTTCCAAGTTCCATATGTGTCATTGTTTTGAGTGTTACAGTGTTTTTTACAGTGATTTTTGAGTGTTCTACAGCCATCTTGTACTTGACTCACTTTATACTTGTTCTGCTATCGTATTTTAGAAGTTAAAATATTCTCCTATCCCACATGTCATATCGAACAAACATTTACGCCAACGATCGCCTCCGGCAGCGATAttggagagttttagtacattgtacgttaccgcc contains:
- the LOC135398091 gene encoding D-dopachrome decarboxylase-like is translated as MPLCTLKTNLVASLIPKDFHLKFVKYIASLLKKDIEKITLVVEPGVEISRAGSLDPNCYLSIQSINVFNAEKNKEYGPSLRSFIAENLPLQPNRIVITLLDLKATDLV